One Microbacterium sp. No. 7 genomic window carries:
- a CDS encoding GntR family transcriptional regulator — translation MTISNSSTATRADSGRKQLPDEVAGHVREQILSGVLKPGEFLRMEPIAETLGVSITPVREGLVKLAGEGFVTSLPRRGFVVTEITRDDVRDIFWAQGQIAGELAARAAVRITDEEIAELEQLYADGVAAIERGDVAEAGRLRQQFLRFINITARAGRLQKLLLTAVRQLPTPYYISLEAHADETAPVYVDLLEAMRAHDGRRARSITEKHRQKAATRVIKLLEARGFWSTADE, via the coding sequence GTGACGATCAGCAACAGTTCGACCGCGACGCGGGCCGACTCCGGGCGCAAGCAGCTGCCCGACGAGGTCGCCGGCCACGTGCGTGAGCAGATCCTGTCGGGCGTCCTCAAGCCGGGGGAGTTCCTGCGGATGGAGCCGATCGCCGAGACGCTCGGCGTCAGCATCACCCCCGTGCGCGAGGGGCTCGTCAAGCTCGCCGGCGAGGGCTTCGTCACGTCCCTTCCGCGCCGCGGCTTCGTCGTCACCGAGATCACGCGCGACGACGTGCGTGACATCTTCTGGGCGCAGGGGCAGATCGCGGGCGAGCTCGCGGCGCGTGCGGCCGTGCGCATCACCGACGAGGAGATCGCCGAGCTCGAGCAGCTCTACGCCGACGGCGTCGCGGCCATCGAGCGCGGCGACGTCGCCGAGGCCGGCCGGCTGCGGCAGCAGTTCCTGCGGTTCATCAACATCACCGCGCGCGCGGGCCGGCTGCAGAAGCTGCTGCTCACCGCCGTGCGGCAGCTGCCGACGCCCTACTACATCTCGCTCGAGGCGCACGCCGACGAGACGGCTCCCGTCTACGTGGACCTGCTCGAGGCCATGCGCGCGCACGACGGGCGGCGCGCGCGCTCGATCACCGAGAAGCACCGGCAGAAGGCGGCGACGCGCGTGATCAAGCTGCTCGAGGCGCGCGGGTTCTGGAGCACCGCCGACGAGTGA
- a CDS encoding GntR family transcriptional regulator produces MRRRQLTDEVAAYLRQSIIAGELPPGESVRAEAIGEALDVSATPVREALHALRVEGFLDLVPRRGFTVAHLVADDIRDVFEAHALIAGELTARAAVRADDAELDELRDVHERLVAVADDDDPVVTERLIHEFHRDLYLLAGSERLRWALGTFAKYVPSAFHAQIDGWARITLTDHAAIVDALRSRDVEAARAAMQAHIRSSGELLAERFELRRHAG; encoded by the coding sequence ATGCGTCGACGTCAGCTGACTGACGAGGTCGCGGCCTACCTGCGCCAGTCGATCATCGCGGGCGAGCTGCCCCCCGGCGAGTCGGTGCGCGCCGAGGCGATCGGCGAGGCGCTCGACGTGTCGGCGACGCCCGTGCGCGAGGCGCTGCACGCGCTGCGGGTCGAGGGGTTCCTCGATCTCGTGCCACGACGCGGCTTCACGGTCGCGCACCTCGTGGCCGACGACATCCGCGACGTCTTCGAGGCGCACGCGCTCATCGCCGGCGAGCTCACGGCGCGCGCCGCGGTGCGCGCCGACGACGCCGAGCTCGACGAGCTGCGCGACGTGCACGAGCGGCTCGTCGCGGTCGCGGACGACGACGATCCGGTCGTGACCGAGCGGCTCATCCACGAGTTCCACCGCGATCTCTACCTGCTGGCGGGGTCGGAGCGCCTGCGGTGGGCGCTCGGCACCTTCGCCAAGTACGTGCCGAGCGCGTTCCACGCGCAGATCGACGGGTGGGCGAGGATCACCCTCACCGATCACGCCGCGATCGTCGACGCGCTGCGCAGCCGCGACGTCGAGGCGGCGCGCGCGGCGATGCAGGCGCACATCCGCAGCTCGGGCGAGCTGCTCGCGGAGCGCTTCGAGCTCCGCCGGCACGCGGGCTGA
- a CDS encoding GntR family transcriptional regulator: MKTAPRTPAPARLPARASLPNEVASYIRELILSGTLRPGENVRLETVAEAQQVSLTPVREAVNILERDGLVTAVPRRGFVVTAISRKDVIDLFWAEGRLAGELAARAAVLIDDEGLERLEAAMRACDDAVARGDAEACGAHGTRFHQIINRAAQSDRLARLLGRIVSQLPDHFYVSIQANVQTAPSQHHDLFRAIADSDPERARHAAEVHMRSHADNVVDLLEQRGLWDDAPA, encoded by the coding sequence ATGAAGACCGCCCCACGCACACCCGCGCCCGCCCGCCTGCCCGCGCGTGCATCCCTGCCCAACGAGGTCGCCAGCTACATCCGCGAGCTGATCCTCTCGGGAACCCTGCGCCCGGGCGAGAACGTGCGGCTGGAGACGGTCGCCGAGGCTCAGCAGGTGAGTCTCACGCCGGTGCGCGAGGCGGTCAACATCCTCGAGCGCGACGGCCTCGTCACAGCGGTCCCGCGGCGCGGATTCGTCGTCACGGCCATCTCGCGCAAGGACGTGATCGACCTGTTCTGGGCCGAGGGACGACTCGCCGGCGAGCTCGCCGCCCGCGCCGCCGTGCTGATCGACGACGAAGGGCTCGAGCGCCTCGAGGCCGCGATGCGCGCGTGCGACGACGCCGTCGCACGCGGCGACGCCGAGGCGTGCGGCGCGCACGGCACCCGCTTCCACCAGATCATCAACCGCGCCGCGCAGTCGGATCGGCTCGCGCGGCTGCTCGGCCGCATCGTGAGCCAGCTCCCCGATCACTTCTACGTCTCGATCCAGGCGAACGTGCAGACCGCCCCGAGCCAGCACCACGACCTCTTCCGCGCGATCGCCGACTCCGACCCGGAGCGCGCCCGCCACGCCGCCGAGGTGCACATGCGCTCCCACGCCGACAACGTCGTCGACCTGCTCGAGCAGCGCGGCCTGTGGGACGACGCCCCCGCCTGA
- a CDS encoding acyl-CoA dehydrogenase family protein — MANFLTEEQQDWLDVVNDFMDKEITVEYVRKCDMNREYPYEAYAKIAAQGWLGILIPEEEGGSGGDIFDYTLMAEGLGKYGFDFACSVLVPTFTAMNIIKFGTQEQKDTYVKPFVSGDIRFSVSMTEPDAGSDVFATKTHAHQNENGDWVINGAKMFCSGATAENTVIAMLVRTDKDDKHGGLTMLLIPNDTPGLVINKLPTLSRHATGTTEIFLDNVVVPADAVLGKVGQGHEIIINHLELERCSVAGAYVGNAQEAVNNALRYAHQRKQFGTAIFNFQVLKHMLAENQTRVDAARLLVYRAAALKAQGKEAPRESSMAKLYGSETLKQCALDGMQILGGFANLPEADMERYLRESIQSTIGGGTSQIQRTIIAKSMRLENV, encoded by the coding sequence ATGGCCAACTTCCTCACCGAAGAGCAGCAAGACTGGCTGGACGTCGTCAACGACTTCATGGACAAGGAGATCACGGTCGAGTACGTGCGCAAGTGCGACATGAACCGTGAGTACCCCTACGAGGCCTACGCGAAGATCGCGGCGCAGGGCTGGCTCGGCATCCTGATCCCCGAGGAGGAGGGCGGCTCCGGCGGCGACATCTTCGACTACACCCTCATGGCCGAGGGTCTCGGCAAGTACGGCTTCGACTTCGCCTGCTCGGTGCTGGTCCCCACCTTCACCGCCATGAACATCATCAAGTTCGGCACGCAGGAGCAGAAGGACACCTACGTCAAGCCCTTCGTCAGCGGCGACATCCGCTTCTCGGTCTCGATGACCGAGCCCGACGCCGGCTCGGACGTGTTCGCCACCAAGACCCACGCGCACCAGAACGAGAACGGCGACTGGGTCATCAACGGCGCGAAGATGTTCTGCTCGGGCGCCACCGCGGAGAACACCGTCATCGCGATGCTGGTCCGCACCGACAAGGATGACAAGCACGGCGGGCTCACGATGCTCCTCATCCCCAACGACACCCCCGGTCTCGTCATCAACAAGCTCCCGACCCTGTCGCGTCACGCGACCGGCACCACCGAGATCTTCCTCGACAACGTCGTGGTCCCCGCCGACGCGGTGCTCGGCAAGGTCGGCCAGGGGCACGAGATCATCATCAACCACCTCGAGCTCGAGCGCTGCTCGGTCGCCGGCGCCTACGTCGGCAACGCGCAGGAGGCGGTCAACAACGCCCTCCGCTACGCGCACCAGCGCAAGCAGTTCGGCACGGCCATCTTCAACTTCCAGGTGCTCAAGCACATGCTGGCCGAGAACCAGACCCGCGTCGACGCGGCCCGCCTGCTCGTCTACCGCGCCGCGGCGCTGAAGGCGCAGGGGAAGGAGGCCCCGCGCGAGTCGTCGATGGCCAAGCTGTACGGCTCGGAGACGCTCAAGCAGTGCGCGCTCGACGGCATGCAGATCCTCGGCGGCTTCGCGAACCTGCCCGAGGCCGACATGGAGCGCTATCTGCGCGAGAGCATCCAGTCCACGATCGGTGGCGGCACCTCGCAGATCCAGCGCACCATCATCGCCAAGTCGATGCGTCTCGAGAACGTCTGA
- a CDS encoding MaoC family dehydratase, protein MPLIDNRIDMPLDEIEIGHVFRSGGRTVTETDVVNYCALTGNWIEIHSNVHYAAQTRFGERLVQGSLTYSIVTGLISFGPPIQANYGIDNLRYLAPVHIGDTLYATAEVLGKRDKDDKYGVVTFLIKALNQDGVVVQRSEWSLLMLRKREDVEALVAASIPEEKVKEKSA, encoded by the coding sequence ATGCCTCTTATCGACAACCGCATCGACATGCCCCTCGACGAGATCGAGATCGGTCACGTCTTCCGCTCGGGCGGTCGCACCGTCACCGAGACCGACGTCGTCAACTACTGCGCCCTGACCGGCAACTGGATCGAGATCCACTCGAACGTGCACTACGCCGCACAGACGCGGTTCGGCGAGCGCCTCGTGCAGGGTTCGCTGACGTACTCGATCGTCACCGGCCTCATCTCGTTCGGCCCGCCCATCCAGGCGAACTACGGCATCGACAACCTCCGCTACCTCGCGCCCGTGCACATCGGCGACACGCTCTACGCGACCGCCGAGGTGCTGGGCAAGCGCGACAAGGACGACAAGTACGGCGTCGTGACCTTCCTCATCAAGGCGCTCAACCAGGACGGCGTCGTCGTGCAGCGCAGCGAGTGGAGCCTGCTGATGCTGCGCAAGCGCGAGGACGTCGAGGCGCTGGTGGCCGCGTCGATCCCCGAGGAGAAGGTGAAGGAGAAGTCGGCCTGA
- a CDS encoding CaiB/BaiF CoA transferase family protein yields the protein MTGPLEGIRILDLTSNFMGPYGTLLLADMGADVVKIEAPAGDTTRGVGPARNPGMGAIFLHLNRNKRSMCIDLKTEQGAATLRRMATSADVVFSTMRPAAIARLGLSYDELSAENPGLVYCAAYGFGRRGRYADKPAYDDLIQAAVGLPVMQSKRVGEPAYVASAIADRVVGMYAAVAISSALVHRERTGKGQQIDVPMFESFAQFAMGDHLYGLSFEPPIGTSGYARMMSPDRRPYKTLDGYIAVMVYVDKHWHRFFELAGRPEMKDDPRFGTIAGRTRNIDHLYRFVGETLAHRTTAEWVRLLEEADIPVMPMNTPETLIEDPHMRDVGFFVEEEHPTEGLIRQMAIPHEWSATPPDRRLPPPRLGENSAEVLAEYGFSEAEVQELLASHAVRTPAVTVEDAR from the coding sequence ATGACCGGCCCGCTCGAGGGAATCCGCATTCTCGACCTGACGTCCAACTTCATGGGCCCCTACGGCACGCTGCTGCTGGCCGACATGGGCGCCGACGTCGTCAAGATCGAGGCGCCGGCGGGCGACACGACCCGCGGCGTGGGCCCCGCACGCAACCCGGGGATGGGGGCGATCTTCCTGCACCTCAACCGCAACAAGCGGTCGATGTGCATCGACCTCAAGACCGAGCAGGGCGCCGCGACGCTGCGACGCATGGCGACGTCGGCCGACGTGGTCTTCTCGACGATGCGCCCCGCCGCGATCGCACGGCTCGGCCTGTCGTACGACGAGCTCTCGGCCGAGAACCCGGGCCTCGTCTACTGCGCGGCCTACGGCTTCGGCCGGCGCGGGCGCTACGCCGACAAGCCCGCGTACGACGACCTGATCCAGGCCGCGGTGGGCCTGCCCGTCATGCAGAGCAAGCGCGTGGGCGAGCCCGCCTACGTCGCCTCCGCCATCGCCGACCGCGTCGTCGGCATGTACGCCGCGGTCGCGATCTCGTCGGCGCTCGTGCACCGCGAGCGCACGGGCAAGGGGCAGCAGATCGACGTGCCCATGTTCGAGTCGTTCGCGCAGTTCGCGATGGGCGACCACCTCTACGGCCTCAGCTTCGAGCCGCCGATCGGCACGTCGGGCTACGCCCGCATGATGAGCCCCGACCGCCGCCCCTACAAGACGCTCGACGGGTACATCGCCGTCATGGTCTACGTCGACAAGCACTGGCACCGGTTCTTCGAGCTCGCCGGGCGCCCCGAGATGAAGGACGATCCGCGCTTCGGCACGATCGCGGGACGCACCCGGAACATCGACCACCTCTACCGGTTCGTCGGCGAGACGCTCGCGCACCGCACGACCGCCGAATGGGTGCGCCTGCTCGAGGAGGCCGACATCCCGGTCATGCCGATGAACACCCCCGAGACGCTCATCGAGGACCCGCACATGCGCGACGTCGGCTTCTTCGTCGAGGAGGAGCACCCGACCGAGGGCCTCATCCGCCAGATGGCGATCCCGCACGAGTGGAGCGCGACGCCGCCCGATCGGCGCCTCCCCCCGCCGCGCCTCGGCGAGAACTCGGCGGAGGTGCTCGCCGAGTACGGCTTCTCCGAGGCCGAGGTGCAGGAGCTTCTCGCGTCGCACGCCGTGCGCACGCCCGCCGTCACCGTGGAGGACGCACGATGA
- a CDS encoding CaiB/BaiF CoA transferase family protein, which translates to MTGSDTATDGLPNGVNARGGGPLAGVRILEIGGVGPGPFACMLLADLGAEVVRIDRPAGYDGGAPVDPRFNLLQRGRRSIALDLKSPEATAAVLRLVREADIVVEGFRPGVAERLGLGPDACLEANPAVVYGRMTGWGQDGPMATEPGHDINYISLTGVLHAVGSKDGPPVPPLNFGGDFGGGALYLVMGVLAAYIESRRSGHGQVVDAAMVDGSASLMTLFYGLLASGYWRDERGVNRLDSGAPWYGVYRTADDRWLSIGSNETRFWNNALQVLGLDGEDLPDQHDQSGWPTLRRLLEERIRTRTRDEWVALAAGRDACLTPVLSMSEAPGHPHLRARGTFVEVEGIAQPAPAPRFSRTPGAIRNAPPVPGSDTDAVLADWGFAAEEIAALRDGGAIHRHK; encoded by the coding sequence ATGACCGGGAGCGACACCGCGACAGACGGCCTGCCGAACGGCGTGAACGCCCGGGGCGGCGGACCGCTCGCGGGCGTGCGCATCCTCGAGATCGGCGGCGTGGGCCCCGGCCCGTTCGCCTGCATGCTGCTGGCCGACCTCGGCGCCGAGGTCGTGCGCATCGACCGTCCCGCCGGATACGACGGCGGGGCGCCCGTCGACCCGCGCTTCAACCTGCTGCAGCGCGGCCGGCGCAGCATCGCCCTCGACCTCAAGAGCCCCGAGGCGACGGCGGCCGTGCTCCGCCTCGTGCGCGAGGCCGACATCGTCGTCGAGGGCTTCCGTCCCGGCGTGGCCGAGCGCCTGGGCCTCGGCCCCGACGCCTGCCTCGAGGCCAATCCGGCGGTCGTCTACGGGCGCATGACCGGATGGGGCCAGGACGGCCCGATGGCCACGGAGCCGGGGCACGACATCAACTACATCTCGCTGACCGGCGTGCTGCACGCCGTGGGCTCGAAGGACGGACCGCCCGTTCCTCCGCTGAACTTCGGCGGCGACTTCGGAGGCGGGGCGCTCTACCTCGTGATGGGAGTGCTGGCCGCCTACATCGAGAGCCGGCGATCGGGTCACGGCCAGGTCGTCGACGCCGCGATGGTCGACGGCTCCGCGTCGCTCATGACGCTGTTCTACGGCCTGCTGGCCTCGGGATACTGGCGCGACGAGCGCGGCGTCAACCGCCTCGACTCGGGCGCTCCCTGGTACGGCGTGTACCGCACCGCCGACGACCGCTGGCTGAGCATCGGATCCAACGAGACGCGTTTCTGGAACAATGCGCTGCAGGTGCTCGGCCTCGACGGCGAGGACCTGCCCGACCAGCACGACCAGAGCGGGTGGCCCACGCTGCGCCGCCTGCTGGAGGAGCGCATCCGCACGCGCACGCGCGACGAATGGGTCGCGCTCGCGGCGGGCCGCGACGCGTGCCTCACCCCCGTGCTGTCGATGAGCGAGGCGCCCGGCCATCCGCACCTGCGGGCCCGCGGCACCTTCGTCGAGGTCGAGGGCATCGCGCAGCCGGCACCGGCGCCGCGCTTCAGCCGCACGCCGGGCGCGATCCGCAACGCGCCGCCCGTGCCGGGCTCCGACACCGACGCCGTGCTGGCCGACTGGGGCTTCGCGGCGGAGGAGATCGCCGCGCTGCGCGACGGCGGCGCCATCCATCGTCACAAGTGA
- a CDS encoding CaiB/BaiF CoA transferase family protein: MAELPLAGIIVVELGDSASAPFAGKVLTELGAEVWKVERPSGDSSRGWGPSVWKGTGASFHALNRGKKLIGVDIKDPEQLETLRTFIATKADVFIHNLRPGSAGKYGLDAESLRARNPRLVHAEVGAFGSRGPLSTLPGYDPLMQAFSGIMSITGEPDHPPARAGVSIVDFGTGMWSVIGILSALFQRGNAGTGVGAAVSASLLETAIAWMTIGIANYNADGDLGGRFGSGTAFIVPHRAYSTSDGDLIVSCANDTLFAQLAAALGHPEWAEDERFATNAGRIANRTVIDGLIGDVIATRTRAHWQETFGAAGIACAPIQTTDELVAHEQTAALGILGHVEDDEIDLVGLPLSFDGERPPALPGAGGIGAADDEFRERMQ, from the coding sequence ATGGCAGAGCTGCCACTGGCGGGAATCATCGTCGTCGAGCTCGGCGACAGCGCATCGGCGCCCTTCGCGGGCAAGGTGCTCACGGAGCTCGGCGCGGAGGTCTGGAAGGTCGAGCGACCGTCGGGCGACTCGTCGCGCGGCTGGGGACCCAGCGTGTGGAAGGGCACCGGCGCCTCGTTCCACGCGCTCAACCGCGGCAAGAAGCTGATCGGCGTCGACATCAAGGACCCGGAGCAGCTCGAGACGCTGCGGACGTTCATCGCGACGAAGGCCGACGTCTTCATCCACAACCTGCGTCCGGGCTCGGCCGGCAAGTACGGGCTCGACGCCGAGAGCCTGCGCGCGCGCAACCCGCGTCTCGTGCACGCCGAGGTGGGCGCGTTCGGCAGCAGGGGCCCGCTGAGCACGCTGCCGGGCTACGACCCGCTCATGCAGGCCTTCTCGGGCATCATGAGCATCACGGGCGAGCCCGACCACCCGCCGGCACGCGCGGGCGTGTCGATCGTCGACTTCGGCACGGGCATGTGGTCGGTCATCGGCATCCTCTCGGCGCTCTTCCAGCGCGGCAACGCCGGCACCGGCGTCGGCGCCGCGGTCAGCGCCTCACTGCTCGAGACGGCGATCGCGTGGATGACCATCGGCATCGCGAACTACAACGCCGACGGCGACCTCGGCGGCCGGTTCGGCTCGGGCACGGCCTTCATCGTGCCACACCGCGCCTACTCGACGAGCGACGGCGATCTCATCGTGAGCTGCGCGAACGACACGCTCTTCGCGCAGCTCGCCGCGGCCCTCGGACACCCGGAGTGGGCCGAGGACGAGCGCTTCGCGACCAACGCGGGACGCATCGCGAACCGCACCGTGATCGACGGCCTCATCGGCGACGTCATCGCCACGCGGACGCGCGCGCACTGGCAGGAGACGTTCGGCGCCGCCGGCATCGCGTGCGCCCCCATCCAGACCACGGACGAGCTGGTCGCGCACGAGCAGACGGCGGCCCTCGGCATCCTGGGCCACGTCGAGGACGACGAGATCGACCTGGTCGGCCTGCCGCTGTCGTTCGACGGCGAACGCCCGCCCGCACTGCCGGGGGCGGGCGGGATCGGTGCGGCAGACGACGAGTTCAGGGAGCGCATGCAATGA
- a CDS encoding aldehyde dehydrogenase, with amino-acid sequence MSDDIWQGRYDSLFIGGEWVAPSSSEKITVISPFTEQPIAQVPAGTVADIDRAVAAARKAFDEGPWPRMTLAERIDVLRALSAELAANEETMARLVTAEMGSPIAHSVPIQATRPRLILDEMISLAQEYPFDEVREAASGRARVLRRARGVLGAVVPWNAPHLVTLMKLAPALLTGCTAVVKASPETPLDQYLFAELAQRAGLPAGVLNIVAADREPSEHLITHPGVDMISFTGSTPVGKRIASLCGGLVRRATLELGGKSAAIVLDDVDVPSIAETLVHMAFRNNGEVCTAKTRFIVPRRLSGEITEAVVETVRRLPVGDPFDPATYFGPLVTSTHRDRVEGMIRGAVAQGATAAIGGGRPAALPTGWFVEPTIFTGVTSSMTIAQDEVFGPVGLVLEYDTVEEALAIANDSRYGLSGSVFGGDAARAADVAARMETGMVEVNGCPAGLAAPFGGVKESGIGYELGLEGFDEFVEVKSIGIPRDLVL; translated from the coding sequence ATGAGCGACGACATCTGGCAGGGACGGTACGACAGCCTGTTCATCGGCGGCGAGTGGGTCGCGCCGTCGTCGTCCGAGAAGATCACGGTGATCTCGCCCTTCACCGAGCAGCCGATCGCGCAGGTCCCCGCCGGCACCGTCGCCGACATCGACCGCGCCGTCGCCGCCGCCCGCAAGGCCTTCGACGAGGGCCCCTGGCCGCGCATGACGCTCGCCGAGCGCATCGACGTGCTGCGCGCCCTCAGCGCCGAGCTGGCCGCGAACGAGGAGACGATGGCGCGGCTCGTGACGGCCGAGATGGGCTCGCCCATCGCGCACTCCGTGCCGATCCAGGCGACCCGGCCGCGGCTCATCCTCGACGAGATGATCTCGCTCGCCCAGGAGTACCCCTTCGACGAGGTGCGCGAGGCCGCATCCGGCCGGGCGCGCGTGCTGCGCCGCGCCCGCGGCGTGCTCGGCGCCGTCGTGCCCTGGAACGCCCCGCACCTGGTCACCCTCATGAAGCTCGCGCCCGCGCTGCTGACGGGCTGCACGGCGGTCGTCAAGGCCTCGCCCGAGACGCCGCTCGACCAGTACCTGTTCGCCGAGCTCGCCCAGCGCGCGGGCCTGCCGGCGGGCGTGCTGAACATCGTCGCGGCCGATCGCGAGCCGAGCGAGCACCTGATCACGCACCCGGGCGTCGACATGATCTCGTTCACGGGCTCGACGCCCGTGGGCAAGCGCATCGCGTCGCTGTGCGGCGGGCTCGTGCGGCGCGCGACGCTGGAGCTCGGCGGCAAGTCGGCGGCCATCGTGCTCGACGACGTCGACGTGCCCTCGATCGCCGAGACGCTCGTGCACATGGCCTTCCGCAACAACGGCGAGGTGTGCACGGCCAAGACGCGGTTCATCGTGCCGCGCCGGCTGTCGGGCGAGATCACCGAGGCCGTCGTCGAGACCGTGCGCCGGCTGCCGGTCGGCGACCCGTTCGACCCGGCGACCTACTTCGGGCCGCTCGTCACCTCGACGCATCGCGACCGCGTCGAGGGGATGATCCGGGGCGCCGTCGCGCAAGGTGCGACGGCCGCGATCGGCGGCGGCCGGCCCGCGGCGCTGCCCACGGGCTGGTTCGTCGAGCCGACGATCTTCACGGGCGTCACGTCGTCGATGACGATCGCGCAGGACGAGGTCTTCGGCCCCGTCGGCCTCGTGCTCGAGTACGACACGGTCGAGGAGGCGCTCGCGATCGCCAACGACTCGCGGTACGGCCTGAGCGGCTCGGTCTTCGGCGGTGACGCCGCGCGGGCGGCCGACGTCGCCGCGCGCATGGAGACGGGGATGGTCGAGGTCAACGGGTGCCCCGCGGGCCTGGCCGCGCCGTTCGGCGGCGTCAAGGAGAGCGGCATCGGGTACGAGCTCGGGCTCGAGGGCTTCGACGAGTTCGTCGAGGTAAAGAGCATCGGCATCCCCCGCGACCTCGTGCTCTGA
- a CDS encoding MFS transporter has protein sequence MAAAAPRSLRLALFFSVATYSSLQAIIVPVVPEITRHFDSNPAEAGWLISGFLVTGAVTPPIAGRIGDLIGLRRTLVILLAVFVVGIVLALVADSMIMLIVARMMQGFGAATISLGMSIARAAYPPERVSGAIAMISSTMAVNSALGLSLSGPITSLWGFHAVFLLPLVMATAAIVLMLPQVRGDAPRRAGAADVNWWGGVLFVSGLSCALLTITFGDLWGWWAPQTLGILALGLVLLAGWAMGEWRARVPLIDVRLFTIAGVRRASYGTLLFGALGFAAYNIVPIVLTDARLDFELPPAVSGLVMLPISAGTLVVGVLAARIVPVLGYQRIYILCGAINVGIAVVSLFMPGHLWLLIVLLFLHGVSVGMAYASLPALIMLAAPADASGLAAGIYNTMRTVGGAIGAQIMFGIIAASVGAPGTGGFVAAATFLGGLAMLAVIVGLTLPSAGGGRRARGAA, from the coding sequence ATGGCCGCCGCCGCACCCCGGTCGCTGAGACTGGCGCTCTTCTTCTCCGTCGCCACCTACTCGTCGCTGCAGGCGATCATCGTCCCCGTCGTCCCCGAGATCACGCGGCACTTCGACTCGAACCCGGCCGAGGCCGGGTGGCTCATCTCGGGCTTCCTCGTGACGGGCGCGGTGACACCGCCCATCGCGGGGCGCATCGGCGACCTGATCGGGCTGCGCCGCACGCTCGTCATCCTGCTGGCGGTCTTCGTCGTCGGCATCGTGCTCGCCCTGGTCGCCGACAGCATGATCATGCTCATCGTCGCGCGGATGATGCAGGGGTTCGGCGCCGCGACGATCTCGCTGGGCATGTCGATCGCCCGCGCCGCGTATCCGCCCGAGCGGGTGAGCGGCGCGATCGCGATGATCTCCAGCACGATGGCGGTCAACAGCGCGCTGGGGCTCAGCCTCTCGGGACCCATCACGAGCCTCTGGGGCTTCCACGCCGTCTTCCTGCTCCCGCTCGTCATGGCGACCGCCGCGATCGTGCTCATGCTGCCCCAGGTGCGCGGCGACGCGCCGCGGCGCGCGGGCGCCGCCGACGTCAACTGGTGGGGCGGCGTGCTCTTCGTCTCGGGCCTGTCGTGCGCCCTGCTGACGATCACCTTCGGCGACCTGTGGGGCTGGTGGGCGCCGCAGACCCTCGGCATCCTCGCCCTCGGCCTCGTGCTGCTCGCCGGCTGGGCGATGGGGGAGTGGCGCGCCCGCGTGCCGCTCATCGACGTGCGGCTGTTCACCATCGCCGGCGTGCGGCGTGCGTCGTACGGGACCCTGCTCTTCGGCGCGCTCGGCTTCGCGGCCTACAACATCGTGCCGATCGTGCTCACCGACGCGCGGCTCGACTTCGAGCTGCCCCCCGCCGTCAGCGGCCTCGTGATGCTGCCGATCTCGGCCGGCACGCTCGTGGTCGGCGTGCTCGCGGCACGCATCGTGCCGGTCCTGGGATACCAGCGGATCTACATCCTCTGCGGGGCGATCAACGTCGGGATCGCGGTCGTGTCGCTGTTCATGCCCGGGCACCTGTGGCTGCTGATCGTCCTGCTCTTCCTGCACGGCGTCTCGGTCGGGATGGCCTACGCGTCGCTGCCGGCGCTGATCATGCTCGCCGCTCCTGCCGACGCCTCGGGGCTCGCCGCGGGCATCTACAACACGATGCGCACGGTCGGCGGCGCGATCGGGGCCCAGATCATGTTCGGGATCATCGCCGCGAGCGTGGGGGCGCCCGGGACGGGCGGCTTCGTGGCCGCCGCGACGTTCCTCGGCGGTCTCGCGATGCTCGCGGTGATCGTGGGGCTCACGCTCCCCTCCGCGGGCGGCGGGCGCCGCGCGCGCGGCGCCGCGTGA